The genomic stretch AGCGGGCCAGCGGCCAGAACTGTCGCAATGGCTGCGTGGATACTCAGGATTGGCAGGGCAAAGGAAATTTTTTCCTGCACGAACCACCAACCGTGCCGGGCAAGCAGGGACGCCATCCACCACAGCGCGGCCAGAGCGGCAATGCCAGCGGCGTTGACGCCCAGGCCCCATCGAGCCTTCGCACTGTTTGCGCCACCCAGCTGCCCCACTGCCAGCACCGCCGCGCCGAGCCACACCGCCACCGTGGCCACGGCAGCGATGAGGTCCGCTGCGAGCAGCGCGGTCACGCTCATGGGACTCGACGCACCTCTTCAACGGATCCGGTGGGCGCGTCCATGGACCTGGCTGGAACGGCGTCGTCGGGGTTCGTGACGGGCACTGTTTGGGCACCGAATGCCAGCTTCCACGAGCGCCGGATCAGCACTGTGCAGGTGAAGAAGATTACGGCTCCGTTGACCGCGTGGAATGCCAGCATGAAGGTTGCGGCCAAGGGAATGCTGATGGCTTCACCTTCGGACGGCGGACCCACGTTGAAGATGGTGCCTGTCAGGATGAACAGCACCGTTTGAAACAGCACCAGAACCAGCGGCAGTACGCTCAGCCAGATGAGCCGCTTGCCGGCGTGGGCCAGCGCCGCCGAGATGATGAGCAACAGCGCCAGCAACGGGAGGACGAAGCGGCCGTTCATGGCGTGGAGGATAAACAGTTCGTCCTCCGGGTTGCTGAAGACGCCCACTGCGGCGAGGTAGAACTGCAGAAGCACCGCGGTGGTGAGCAGGATGGACAGCACCGCGAATAACTTGCGCACTACAACGCTCCTTGCTTTTTTGGGTCGGTACTTTTTCCATGATGAACCTGCCGCTGCAACACTTCATCCGTGGCAGCACGTAGCTTTGCGGACTACTGCAAACTTCTTGCCGTCAGCCGGCGGGATGCACCTCCACGATCCCGCCCCGGGCCGAAACATTAGGCAACAGATCACTGCCCTAATTATGAAATTAACGCCATGGAAGGGTAGCCTTTCTTTGGCCGGAGCAAACTCCAGCCGTTAATTATCGAAACCACCGGAGTATCTGGGTGCTGGCAACATTGGTGATTGGCCTTCGCGAAGGCCTGGAAGCCGCACTGATAGTGGGCATGATCGCCGCTTTCCTGCGCCGCAACACCATCTCACTCAAGCCCATGTGGCTCGGTGTGGGCGCCGCCGTGCTGGTCAGCGCCCTGGTGGGCATCACCTTGGAAATCGTCTCCGCCGCGCTCCCCCAGCAGCAGCAAGAAGCCATGGAAACCGTCATTGGCGCCGCCGCGGTCATCATCGTGACGTTCATGATCCTGTGGATGAGCAAAAACTCCCGCAACATGAAATCCACGCTGGAACAGCACGCCGGATCCGCACTCAAGGGCGGTTCGGTCATGGCCCTGGCGGTCATGGCATTCCTGGCGGTCTTGCGCGAAGGCGTGGAAACCGCCGTCTTCATGGTGGCCGCCTTCCAGTCTTCACTGAGCCCCCTGGCCGCCGGCACCGGCGCGGTGCTGGGCCTGGCGGTGGCCTCCGGCATCGGCTTCCTGCTCTTCCGCGGCGCCATCAAGCTCAACCTGGCCAAGTTCTTCCAGGCCACCGGCGTGTTCCTGATGTTCGTCGCCGCCGGGCTGGTCATGAAATCCCTGCGCACCGCCCACGAGGCCGGCTGGCTCAACGTCGGCCAGGACACCACCATCAGCCTCGCCTGGCTGGCCCCCAACGGCAGTGCCCGCGCCGCCATTCTCACCGGCGTCTTCGGCATCCCCAACGACCCCCGCGTGGTGGAACTGCTCGGCTGGGCCCTCTACCTGGTCCCCATGCTCGCCTTCATCCTGTGGCCGCGCCGCGCCAAGCCCACCCCGGCAGCACTCCCCCGCGTGCAGTTCGCCGCCGCCGGCGCCCTGGCCACGGCTGCCGTGGCGCTGGCCATTGCCGCCCCGCTGGCCATTCCTGCCGCAACACTTTCCTCAGGCACGACGCCGGCCCTCACTTCTTCCGGCGAGGCTGCGGTGACGCT from Arthrobacter stackebrandtii encodes the following:
- the efeU gene encoding iron uptake transporter permease EfeU, which translates into the protein MLATLVIGLREGLEAALIVGMIAAFLRRNTISLKPMWLGVGAAVLVSALVGITLEIVSAALPQQQQEAMETVIGAAAVIIVTFMILWMSKNSRNMKSTLEQHAGSALKGGSVMALAVMAFLAVLREGVETAVFMVAAFQSSLSPLAAGTGAVLGLAVASGIGFLLFRGAIKLNLAKFFQATGVFLMFVAAGLVMKSLRTAHEAGWLNVGQDTTISLAWLAPNGSARAAILTGVFGIPNDPRVVELLGWALYLVPMLAFILWPRRAKPTPAALPRVQFAAAGALATAAVALAIAAPLAIPAATLSSGTTPALTSSGEAAVTLRLASDEAAVAAGANAAAATGGGKTLIVTATDGHSNSYALTGHGTESHAGRTLSAYTAVGGDSASSSTAEPAELSVAALVELNGGRIPVGISASANPGPFDASWKHKGAITVWLAGDTLVDAVNDEGTALTLSGGGLASPRTIAVVGDGGWSVPEDHVTAAVTELNTLESARSENTLWSCMLPSVLAIAAVAFLVAARRNRRQLLVTAPSP
- a CDS encoding DUF6220 domain-containing protein encodes the protein MRKLFAVLSILLTTAVLLQFYLAAVGVFSNPEDELFILHAMNGRFVLPLLALLLIISAALAHAGKRLIWLSVLPLVLVLFQTVLFILTGTIFNVGPPSEGEAISIPLAATFMLAFHAVNGAVIFFTCTVLIRRSWKLAFGAQTVPVTNPDDAVPARSMDAPTGSVEEVRRVP